In one window of Bradysia coprophila strain Holo2 chromosome IV unlocalized genomic scaffold, BU_Bcop_v1 contig_106, whole genome shotgun sequence DNA:
- the LOC119070904 gene encoding uncharacterized protein LOC119070904, with translation MIIQNLIFVFTFYLTMESAQSSTVADTGVAGGDLNVTDADISVSGTKHCADRPPQSDWTYLGNVGMKHFFLFDNNTLVSWQDAVAICSGKGMYLVKINDKAEMDFVNLQVVTNKIGPVWFGARDLGGRGSYKWTPITAASSYSIGTFVNFSDFLENGPLALQMNLRVSNNLFPAPSYLKTAKPFCQSATTTY, from the exons atgataattcaaaatttgattttcgttttcactttttatctTACTATGGAGAGTGCCC aaagcTCAACCGTAGCTGACACCGGCGTCGCTGGTGGTGACTTAAATGTCACCGATGCTGATATAAGCGTTTCCGGAACGAAGCATTGTGCTGACCGTCCTCCGCAAAGTGACTGGACGTACTTGGGCAATGTtggaatgaaacattttttcctttttgataACAACACTTTG GTGTCATGGCAAGATGCTGTCGCTATTTGCAGTGGTAAGGGAATGTACCTTGTCAAAATTAATGACAAAGCCGAAATGGATTTCGTAAATCTACAAGTTGTGACGAACAAAATTG GTCCAGTTTGGTTCGGAGCCAGAGATTTGGGCGGTCGAGGTTCGTACAAATGGACACCCATAACTGCTGCTAGTTCCTATTCAATCGGCACCTTTGTAAATTTCTCTGATTTCCTGGAAAACGGCCCTTTAGCTTTGCAGATGAACTTACGCGTTTCGAATAATCTGTTTCCGGCACCATCATACTTGAAAACAGCCAAACCATTTTGCCAGTCAGCAACGACAacttattaa